In Bacillus methanolicus, the following proteins share a genomic window:
- the spoIID gene encoding stage II sporulation protein D gives MIKIKPFIVLTAIIIVVTLMLPTLLVLPFSDDKPSRQLGEEPNQESVQTENNADAAVEVAVYRTAKKKIETLSLDQYLIGVVAAEMPADFEKEALKAQALAARTYIVSQLVNEEKIGMPEGKADVTDTELHQVYMNNEEQKKLWGMDYKWKIAKITEAVKETSGQILTYEGKPITPTFFSTSNGYTENSEDYWSNSYPYLRSVASPWDKNSPKFSHQKIMSVSEFEAKLGVKLADRKNVGKVIERTAGKRVGKVEINGKVLTGREIRDKLELKSTDFSWVLKGDNIVITTKGNGHGVGMSQYGANGMASEGKDYKEIVKYYYQGVEISKTDALLTKVTAKK, from the coding sequence ATGATAAAAATCAAACCTTTCATTGTACTAACAGCAATCATAATTGTTGTAACACTCATGCTTCCAACTTTGCTTGTACTTCCCTTTTCGGATGATAAACCAAGCAGACAGCTGGGAGAAGAACCGAATCAAGAATCTGTTCAAACCGAAAATAACGCGGATGCTGCAGTGGAAGTGGCTGTCTATCGCACCGCAAAAAAGAAAATTGAAACCCTTTCGCTTGATCAATATTTAATTGGCGTAGTTGCTGCTGAGATGCCGGCTGATTTTGAAAAAGAAGCTTTAAAAGCTCAAGCATTGGCTGCCAGAACTTATATTGTCAGCCAATTGGTAAACGAAGAAAAAATCGGCATGCCTGAAGGAAAAGCCGATGTAACGGATACTGAACTCCACCAAGTATATATGAATAATGAAGAACAAAAAAAACTTTGGGGAATGGATTATAAATGGAAAATAGCCAAAATTACCGAGGCAGTTAAGGAAACAAGCGGCCAAATCTTAACCTATGAAGGAAAACCAATTACTCCAACATTCTTCTCGACAAGCAACGGCTACACAGAGAATTCAGAAGATTACTGGTCCAACTCATATCCTTATTTAAGAAGCGTTGCAAGCCCGTGGGATAAAAATTCACCAAAATTCAGCCATCAAAAAATCATGTCTGTCAGTGAGTTTGAAGCAAAACTGGGCGTTAAATTGGCTGACCGAAAAAATGTAGGAAAAGTCATCGAAAGGACAGCCGGAAAACGAGTAGGGAAAGTAGAGATCAACGGCAAAGTGCTAACAGGAAGAGAAATCCGCGACAAACTGGAGTTAAAATCTACTGATTTTTCTTGGGTTTTAAAAGGAGACAACATTGTCATTACAACGAAAGGAAACGGTCATGGTGTTGGAATGAGCCAGTATGGAGCAAACGGAATGGCGTCTGAAGGAAAAGACTACAAAGAGATTGTGAAGTACTACTACCAGGGGGTAGAAATCTCAAAGACAGATGCATTGCTGACGAAAGTAACAGCAAAAAAATAA
- the murA gene encoding UDP-N-acetylglucosamine 1-carboxyvinyltransferase, which produces MEKIIVRGGRRLNGSVKVEGAKNAVLPVIAATLLASNGKSVIRDVPTLSDVYTINEVLRYLNAEVEFKNNEVVVNASRELKIEAPFEYVRKMRASVLVMGSLLARTGRARVALPGGCAIGSRPIDQHLKGFEAMGATVKVGNGFIEAEAKEGLHGAKIYLDFPSVGATENIMMAATLAKGTTIIENVAKEPEIVDLANFLNKMGAKVKGAGTGTIKIEGVDVLSGAEHTIIPDRIEAGTFMVAAAITGGNVLVRGAVPEHLTSLTAKLEEMGVIIEEEADGIRVIGPDELKAVDIKTMPHPGFPTDMQSQMMSLLLTAKGTSVITETVFENRFMHVEEFRRMNADIKIEGRSVIINGPANLQGAEVAATDLRAAAALILAGLVAEGVTRVTQLKHLDRGYVAFHEKLAALGADIERVHEADEAEVFEQKIVTDMNA; this is translated from the coding sequence TTGGAAAAGATCATTGTCCGCGGCGGAAGAAGGCTAAACGGTTCCGTAAAAGTAGAAGGGGCTAAAAACGCCGTTTTGCCTGTTATAGCCGCAACATTATTAGCAAGTAATGGAAAAAGCGTAATTCGAGATGTGCCAACTCTCTCCGATGTATATACCATCAATGAAGTGTTACGTTATTTAAACGCCGAAGTGGAGTTTAAGAATAATGAAGTGGTTGTAAATGCATCAAGAGAGTTAAAAATAGAAGCCCCTTTTGAGTACGTTCGAAAAATGCGCGCTTCAGTACTTGTGATGGGATCGCTTTTAGCACGCACCGGTCGTGCACGAGTAGCATTGCCCGGCGGCTGTGCAATCGGTTCCCGTCCGATCGACCAGCACCTGAAAGGCTTTGAAGCAATGGGTGCAACCGTCAAAGTTGGAAATGGCTTCATTGAAGCAGAAGCAAAAGAAGGCCTGCATGGAGCTAAAATATACCTTGATTTTCCTAGCGTTGGTGCTACGGAAAATATTATGATGGCTGCAACTCTTGCAAAAGGAACCACCATCATTGAAAACGTGGCAAAAGAACCGGAAATCGTCGATTTAGCAAACTTCCTTAATAAAATGGGTGCAAAAGTGAAAGGTGCCGGCACAGGCACGATTAAAATTGAAGGTGTGGACGTCCTGTCTGGAGCAGAACATACAATTATTCCTGACCGAATTGAAGCTGGCACATTCATGGTGGCCGCTGCAATTACAGGTGGTAATGTTCTTGTGCGCGGAGCAGTTCCAGAGCATTTAACTTCGTTAACTGCTAAACTGGAAGAAATGGGTGTTATCATTGAAGAAGAAGCTGACGGCATTCGAGTAATCGGCCCTGACGAACTTAAAGCCGTTGATATTAAAACAATGCCACACCCGGGATTCCCGACTGACATGCAATCACAAATGATGTCCCTTCTATTGACTGCAAAGGGCACAAGTGTGATTACCGAAACAGTTTTTGAAAATCGTTTTATGCATGTTGAAGAATTCAGACGAATGAATGCAGATATAAAAATTGAAGGCCGTTCTGTCATCATTAACGGTCCGGCTAATTTACAAGGCGCGGAAGTGGCGGCTACAGACCTTCGTGCAGCAGCGGCGTTGATTTTGGCCGGCCTTGTTGCTGAAGGCGTTACACGAGTAACGCAACTAAAGCATCTGGACCGCGGTTATGTGGCATTCCACGAAAAGCTTGCAGCCCTTGGCGCCGACATTGAACGTGTCCATGAAGCTGATGAAGCCGAAGTATTCGAACAAAAAATTGTAACAGACATGAATGCATAA
- a CDS encoding YwmB family TATA-box binding protein — MNKKITFILSFFGIIGFILLQAGNKTTVANGLQDLSDMAKILQAENIMINEWSLYAREKMDASFQEETAEDLMEQFSDWEWSTSSHEKHKEFKAISTSSKFREIIRIVSSSENLQAPAYVIYEVKGPRWGTDAESFMKNQFPERLSDIFRGNVTIFSCIKGEFNDNIEKALPNNVNSLLHAFNGKEIEALKENKFISLSAYSPLFTTSIKKNQDRMNLQIAVRNDGLGDKTAVVIGTPIITIEY, encoded by the coding sequence ATGAACAAGAAAATTACATTTATTTTATCATTTTTTGGCATTATAGGTTTTATCCTTTTGCAAGCTGGGAATAAAACGACTGTGGCAAATGGACTACAGGATCTGTCGGACATGGCGAAAATTTTGCAAGCAGAAAATATTATGATCAATGAATGGTCTTTATATGCAAGAGAAAAAATGGATGCGTCTTTTCAAGAAGAAACAGCGGAGGATTTAATGGAGCAGTTTTCCGATTGGGAATGGTCCACATCTTCTCATGAAAAGCATAAAGAGTTCAAAGCGATTTCCACATCTTCAAAGTTCCGGGAAATTATCCGGATTGTATCCAGTTCCGAAAATCTTCAAGCACCAGCATATGTGATCTATGAGGTAAAGGGTCCGAGATGGGGAACAGATGCGGAATCCTTTATGAAAAATCAATTTCCGGAACGGTTATCTGACATTTTTCGTGGAAATGTAACAATTTTCTCTTGTATCAAAGGCGAATTCAATGATAATATTGAAAAGGCTTTGCCTAATAATGTAAACAGTTTGTTGCATGCTTTTAATGGTAAAGAAATCGAAGCTTTAAAAGAAAATAAGTTTATTTCTCTATCGGCATATTCGCCATTATTCACGACTTCTATTAAAAAGAATCAAGACCGCATGAATTTACAGATTGCAGTACGTAATGATGGATTGGGTGATAAGACTGCAGTTGTTATTGGCACACCAATCATTACGATTGAATATTAA
- a CDS encoding DUF1146 family protein gives MISGFGHQALVSILSHLVFIALAWWALQSLQFEKLLRANHVFQARVLYIILSIALGSAVSNFFLDYLLWSQQLPLIFQ, from the coding sequence ATGATTTCAGGATTTGGACACCAGGCTTTAGTCAGTATTCTCTCACACTTAGTTTTTATCGCTCTTGCCTGGTGGGCATTGCAATCACTGCAATTTGAAAAACTTCTTCGTGCGAATCATGTTTTTCAGGCAAGAGTGTTGTACATAATCTTATCGATTGCGTTAGGATCTGCAGTCAGCAACTTTTTTCTAGATTACTTATTATGGTCCCAGCAGCTTCCTCTCATTTTCCAATAA
- the nuoN gene encoding NADH-quinone oxidoreductase subunit NuoN — protein sequence MDFKTFLSLEWEIMGPEFIILGVIILTSLLDLFMPKQADRKVIGWIGIAGVIGAAVSLALLIDHHAASILYDTFRLDSFSKAFKLLLLIGAGLVLFLAVNYEPKEGIDYKGEFYYLFLAALLGAMMMASSGDLITLFTGLELLSISSYILAGMRKKHLRSNESAMKYVINGGISTAVTLFGMSYVYGLTGTTNLKAMSTYLTRNLDEQHIYLLGLAFFMIFIGLSFKLASAPFHMWAPDVYEGAPTPVTAFLGVVSKTAGFVLLVRVLLVIFLSIPADGGPMSDPLLIKVQDYMAFLAGATMIIGNVIALRQRNVKRLFAYSSIAHAGYLLVAVTTVSTLFETLWFYLLAYLFMNMGAFAVIQLLTEKADSEDISHFSGLYRRSPVLAVAMAIFILSLAGIPGTAGFIGKLNIFMGALITTPAHYVLASVMIATTIVSYYYYFGIMTQMFFRPAEHGEKVMMQAGIGVVIGVCAVATILFGIMPNLALDFLHTNFDFTDLFQ from the coding sequence ATGGATTTTAAAACATTTTTATCTTTGGAATGGGAAATCATGGGGCCTGAGTTCATCATCCTTGGTGTGATTATACTTACCTCCCTTCTCGATTTATTTATGCCGAAACAAGCGGACCGGAAAGTAATAGGATGGATCGGAATAGCGGGTGTAATCGGTGCGGCCGTCTCACTTGCACTGCTCATTGACCATCATGCCGCTTCGATTTTGTATGACACATTTCGTCTTGATTCTTTTTCAAAAGCGTTTAAATTACTGCTGTTAATTGGCGCCGGTCTAGTTCTGTTCCTGGCGGTAAACTATGAACCGAAGGAAGGAATAGATTATAAGGGAGAGTTCTACTACTTATTTTTAGCAGCTTTGCTGGGCGCGATGATGATGGCGTCAAGCGGCGATCTGATTACCCTTTTTACAGGTCTTGAGCTGTTATCGATCTCTTCCTATATTTTAGCCGGAATGAGAAAAAAACACTTGCGTTCAAATGAATCGGCTATGAAATACGTAATCAATGGTGGTATTTCAACGGCTGTTACGTTATTTGGGATGAGCTATGTTTACGGGTTGACGGGAACAACAAACTTAAAGGCAATGAGCACCTATTTAACAAGAAACTTGGATGAACAGCATATTTATTTATTAGGATTAGCATTCTTTATGATTTTTATCGGTTTGTCGTTTAAGCTGGCCTCCGCCCCGTTCCATATGTGGGCTCCGGATGTATACGAGGGAGCTCCAACGCCAGTTACGGCGTTCTTGGGAGTTGTCTCAAAAACAGCAGGGTTCGTTCTTTTGGTACGGGTTCTGCTTGTGATTTTCTTAAGTATACCTGCAGATGGTGGACCGATGTCTGATCCGCTCCTTATCAAGGTTCAGGATTATATGGCTTTTCTTGCCGGCGCCACTATGATCATCGGTAACGTAATCGCCTTAAGGCAGCGGAATGTAAAGCGGTTATTTGCCTATTCGAGTATCGCGCATGCGGGTTATCTTTTAGTTGCTGTAACGACAGTTTCAACACTCTTTGAGACATTGTGGTTTTATTTACTGGCTTATCTGTTTATGAATATGGGCGCGTTTGCTGTTATTCAATTGCTGACGGAAAAAGCAGATTCAGAAGATATTAGCCACTTTTCCGGATTGTACCGCCGGTCTCCGGTCTTAGCTGTGGCCATGGCGATCTTCATCCTTTCATTAGCCGGAATTCCGGGAACTGCCGGTTTTATCGGTAAGCTGAATATTTTTATGGGGGCACTGATTACAACTCCGGCCCATTACGTTCTGGCGTCTGTCATGATTGCCACAACAATTGTTTCTTACTATTATTACTTTGGCATTATGACTCAAATGTTTTTCCGTCCGGCAGAACATGGGGAGAAAGTAATGATGCAGGCAGGAATTGGCGTTGTCATCGGGGTTTGTGCAGTTGCAACGATTTTATTCGGTATCATGCCAAACCTGGCGCTCGACTTCTTGCACACAAACTTTGATTTTACAGATCTATTTCAATAA
- a CDS encoding complex I subunit 4 family protein, which produces MNFSYALSFLVFSPLLGILILAFVPKTRESVIKLAGFLATLPAFILSLIIYFQYRAGMDLSDYAEHVRWIKFGNFGDPNLFTIDYELGLDGFSLVMIVLTAVLSTLAAIASIHIKKEWKGYYMLFLLLEIGMLGVFAAENLILFFIFFEITLISTFFLVGKWGYFEKEKAAFSFLIYNGLGSAVLLIVIMVLFSRTGTSNIAQLTELLSADGRETLLPISESVRFGLLAALLIAFGVKLPIFPLHSWMLRVHVEAPPPIVMLHSGILLKIGAFGLIRFGMGIFPEEFSKSAGLIAVLGVVNLLYGAFLALVQKDFKMVLAYSSISHMGIVLIGLGALNEAGIQGAIFQVVSHGLISALFFFLVGVFYERVQTSFIPNLGGMAKGMPLAAGFLLAGAMASLGLPGMSGFVSEFMAFLGLFEARPILAAVGAIGIIMTAVYLLRAVLGITFGRAERDYAGVTDLQAVEFVPVLALMGLIVLIGVYPAVLTAPLETTLKTILLGIGG; this is translated from the coding sequence ATGAACTTCTCATACGCTCTTTCATTCTTAGTTTTCTCCCCTTTGCTTGGTATTTTGATTTTGGCGTTCGTACCAAAGACCAGGGAATCGGTGATTAAGTTAGCCGGATTTTTAGCGACATTGCCGGCGTTCATCTTATCGCTGATTATTTATTTCCAATACAGAGCAGGTATGGATTTGTCCGATTATGCAGAACATGTCCGCTGGATCAAGTTTGGAAACTTTGGTGATCCAAATCTATTTACGATTGATTACGAACTTGGACTGGATGGTTTTTCTTTAGTCATGATCGTCTTAACCGCTGTTTTATCGACTCTTGCAGCGATCGCTTCCATTCATATTAAAAAAGAATGGAAAGGTTATTATATGTTGTTTCTGCTGCTCGAGATCGGAATGCTGGGTGTTTTCGCTGCGGAAAACTTGATCTTGTTCTTTATCTTTTTTGAAATCACGTTAATTTCAACATTCTTTTTAGTCGGAAAATGGGGATATTTTGAAAAAGAAAAGGCGGCATTCAGTTTCTTAATTTATAACGGTTTAGGCTCTGCAGTCCTCTTGATCGTCATCATGGTATTATTCTCCCGGACAGGAACATCAAACATCGCGCAGTTAACGGAGCTTCTGAGTGCGGATGGAAGAGAGACGCTTCTGCCTATTTCAGAATCGGTCCGCTTTGGCCTTTTGGCTGCATTGTTGATTGCATTTGGCGTAAAGCTTCCGATTTTTCCGCTTCACAGCTGGATGCTTCGTGTTCACGTTGAGGCTCCGCCACCCATTGTGATGCTTCACTCCGGAATCTTGTTGAAAATCGGGGCCTTCGGTTTGATTCGCTTCGGGATGGGAATTTTTCCGGAAGAATTTTCAAAGTCAGCAGGTCTGATTGCTGTACTGGGAGTCGTGAATTTGCTTTATGGCGCCTTCCTGGCGTTAGTACAAAAAGATTTTAAAATGGTCCTGGCCTATTCTTCTATATCCCACATGGGCATCGTATTAATAGGGTTGGGAGCATTAAATGAAGCAGGAATTCAAGGGGCTATTTTCCAGGTCGTCTCTCACGGTTTAATTTCCGCATTGTTTTTCTTCCTGGTTGGAGTGTTTTATGAGCGGGTCCAAACCTCTTTCATTCCGAATCTTGGCGGAATGGCCAAAGGGATGCCACTCGCTGCAGGATTTTTACTGGCAGGAGCAATGGCATCACTCGGACTTCCGGGCATGTCGGGATTTGTTAGTGAGTTTATGGCATTCCTCGGGCTGTTTGAGGCAAGGCCTATATTGGCTGCTGTTGGTGCGATCGGCATTATTATGACAGCCGTTTACTTGTTAAGGGCTGTGCTCGGCATCACATTTGGAAGAGCAGAGCGGGATTATGCGGGCGTGACGGATCTTCAAGCTGTTGAGTTTGTACCTGTCCTGGCTTTAATGGGGTTAATTGTCTTAATCGGCGTCTATCCGGCCGTATTGACAGCACCGCTGGAAACAACATTAAAGACTATTCTGCTAGGGATAGGAGGATGA
- the nuoL gene encoding NADH-quinone oxidoreductase subunit L, whose translation MENAWIIPLFPLLSFVILLLFGRRLKEASAFVGILLSLASFVYSVLVLFERFSAPTFKTEAVWLSIGDIQLTAGFEVNQLNALMLFIVSLVSFLVHTYSKGYMHGDERLSVFYAYLGLFTFAMLGLVLSPNLLQTYIFWELVGVGSFLLIGFYFYKEEAKEAAKKAFIMTRIGDVGLLIGMILLFWQVGSFEYDEIFRAVDEGTISAGMITLTAILIFAGAVGKSGQFPLHTWLPDAMEGPTPVSALIHAATMVAAGVYLVAALFPLFTASETALMTVAAVGAFTAIFAASIGLVQTDIKRVLAYSTVSQLGYMMLALGSAGYVAGVFHLMTHAFFKALLFLAAGSVIHAVHTQDIEKMGGLWKKMRLTGPLFLIGALAISGVPLFSGFFSKDEILIAAWAHGNTVLFWLAVIAAFFTAFYMFRLFFMVFTGEPRSDISKVHESPSVMTLPMIVLGILAVVAGYVNTPWFGTFLGDWLTEGNYGHMEGPAWIMIVATVVSLLGIFLAWLIYGKKTLSRDWFAGSSSMTYNILYNKYYIDEFYQLLFVKIAKGISNFLQIFETFFVEGIMKGMIGAVQGLGKTGAKQQNGQVQTYGTVAIFGLAVLMVIFALTGGYL comes from the coding sequence ATGGAAAATGCATGGATCATACCGCTTTTCCCGCTTTTATCGTTCGTCATCCTTCTTCTATTTGGCAGACGGCTGAAAGAAGCAAGTGCGTTCGTTGGAATTCTGCTTTCACTTGCTTCGTTCGTCTATTCCGTGTTGGTGCTGTTTGAACGATTTTCCGCGCCAACATTCAAAACGGAAGCTGTGTGGCTTTCAATAGGAGATATCCAATTAACAGCGGGTTTTGAAGTGAATCAGTTAAATGCGTTAATGCTGTTTATTGTTTCGCTCGTCAGCTTTCTCGTACATACTTACTCAAAAGGTTATATGCATGGCGATGAGCGGCTTTCCGTTTTTTATGCTTATTTAGGATTGTTCACCTTTGCAATGCTCGGTCTTGTTTTATCGCCAAACCTTCTGCAAACCTATATATTTTGGGAACTGGTCGGTGTCGGTTCTTTCTTATTAATCGGGTTTTATTTTTACAAAGAAGAAGCAAAGGAAGCAGCAAAAAAAGCGTTTATTATGACTCGCATTGGGGATGTAGGCCTCTTGATCGGAATGATTCTCCTATTCTGGCAAGTTGGCAGCTTTGAATATGATGAAATATTTCGTGCAGTTGACGAAGGAACGATTTCAGCCGGAATGATTACGTTGACAGCGATTTTAATTTTTGCAGGAGCGGTCGGGAAATCAGGTCAGTTTCCTTTGCATACATGGCTTCCGGATGCGATGGAAGGTCCGACTCCGGTTTCCGCGCTCATCCACGCAGCGACAATGGTTGCAGCCGGGGTTTATCTCGTTGCTGCGCTGTTCCCGCTCTTTACCGCAAGTGAAACGGCATTAATGACGGTTGCGGCTGTAGGCGCATTTACCGCCATTTTCGCAGCGAGCATCGGGCTTGTTCAAACAGATATTAAAAGAGTTCTCGCTTATTCAACGGTCAGCCAGCTCGGCTACATGATGCTGGCCCTTGGATCAGCCGGCTATGTTGCAGGAGTTTTCCACTTAATGACGCATGCATTTTTCAAAGCATTGCTGTTTCTGGCTGCCGGAAGTGTGATTCACGCTGTCCATACGCAGGACATTGAAAAAATGGGCGGTTTATGGAAAAAGATGCGTCTTACCGGGCCGCTATTCCTGATTGGGGCATTGGCGATCAGCGGCGTTCCGCTGTTTTCAGGTTTTTTCAGTAAAGATGAAATTTTGATTGCTGCCTGGGCGCACGGAAACACTGTTCTGTTCTGGCTGGCAGTTATAGCGGCTTTCTTTACGGCTTTCTATATGTTCAGGCTGTTCTTTATGGTGTTCACCGGCGAACCGCGATCGGACATAAGCAAGGTTCATGAGTCCCCAAGTGTCATGACATTGCCGATGATTGTTCTCGGCATTCTTGCGGTTGTTGCAGGTTATGTGAATACACCTTGGTTCGGAACGTTTTTAGGTGATTGGCTCACCGAAGGAAACTACGGGCATATGGAAGGTCCGGCATGGATCATGATTGTTGCAACAGTTGTTTCCTTGCTGGGAATCTTTCTTGCCTGGCTGATTTACGGCAAAAAGACATTATCAAGGGATTGGTTTGCAGGCAGTTCATCAATGACCTACAACATACTTTATAACAAATATTATATTGATGAATTTTATCAATTGTTATTTGTGAAGATTGCAAAAGGAATAAGCAATTTTCTCCAGATTTTTGAGACTTTCTTTGTTGAAGGAATCATGAAAGGAATGATCGGAGCCGTTCAAGGACTTGGAAAAACGGGAGCAAAGCAGCAAAACGGTCAAGTTCAGACATACGGTACGGTTGCGATTTTCGGACTTGCAGTCTTGATGGTCATCTTTGCGCTGACAGGGGGGTACTTATAA
- the nuoK gene encoding NADH-quinone oxidoreductase subunit NuoK — protein MNSVPVSAYLALALILFSIGLYGALTKRNMVIVLISIELMLNSVNINLVAFSKYGVAPSINGQVFALFSMAVAAAEAAVGLAILFALYRNRKTVLIDEMNKLRD, from the coding sequence ATGAATTCAGTACCCGTTTCAGCCTACCTGGCCCTCGCGTTAATATTATTCAGTATCGGGTTATACGGGGCACTGACAAAGCGCAATATGGTCATCGTGCTTATTTCGATTGAACTGATGCTGAATTCAGTCAACATAAATTTAGTTGCATTCAGTAAGTACGGTGTCGCTCCTTCCATTAACGGCCAAGTATTTGCACTTTTTTCAATGGCCGTTGCCGCAGCAGAAGCCGCTGTCGGATTAGCCATTCTGTTCGCTTTATACCGAAACCGCAAAACAGTGCTGATTGACGAGATGAACAAATTGAGGGATTAG
- a CDS encoding NADH-quinone oxidoreductase subunit J, with amino-acid sequence MTFSGEFLAFMSLSLVAIIGGVLLLNLSKVVHMVVALVFTFVSIAGIYVLLSAEFIAAVQILIYSGAITIIMLFGIMLTRHDDQSEAKSCRWRKLLLLISVVGFAFAVYIGIYNLDIPQTDTALHENNTEQIGIALYSKYVIPFELISVLLLVALVGAIVLARKDDEKGADKK; translated from the coding sequence ATGACGTTCTCAGGTGAGTTTCTGGCATTTATGTCCTTGTCGCTAGTTGCAATTATCGGCGGCGTGCTTTTGCTTAACCTTTCGAAAGTCGTCCATATGGTAGTGGCGCTTGTCTTTACATTTGTTAGCATTGCCGGGATTTACGTGCTTCTCTCAGCTGAATTTATTGCTGCAGTACAGATCCTGATTTATTCCGGAGCGATTACGATTATTATGTTGTTCGGAATCATGTTAACGCGCCATGATGATCAAAGTGAAGCAAAGTCATGCCGATGGCGTAAATTGCTGTTATTGATAAGTGTTGTTGGTTTTGCATTTGCGGTTTATATCGGAATCTATAACCTTGACATTCCACAGACGGACACGGCGCTTCACGAAAATAATACGGAACAAATCGGGATCGCGCTTTATTCAAAATATGTAATTCCGTTTGAATTGATTTCCGTTTTATTATTGGTTGCTCTTGTTGGTGCGATCGTGCTTGCAAGGAAAGATGATGAAAAGGGGGCAGATAAGAAATGA
- the nuoI gene encoding NADH-quinone oxidoreductase subunit NuoI has product MLGLAKGLKYTLKNLTREKVTYEYPHEPLPLPDRFRGIQKFYPEKCIVCNQCANICPTDCIQLTGKKHPDPTKKGKIIDTYDINFEICILCDLCTEVCPTEAIVMTNNFELAEYSRDELFKNLEWLDENDENVRKENKA; this is encoded by the coding sequence ATGCTTGGATTAGCAAAAGGCTTAAAATATACCCTGAAAAATTTAACGCGGGAAAAAGTCACATATGAGTATCCGCACGAACCGCTGCCTCTTCCGGACCGGTTTCGAGGTATTCAAAAGTTTTATCCGGAAAAATGCATCGTCTGCAATCAATGCGCAAATATCTGCCCGACCGATTGTATTCAACTGACAGGAAAAAAGCATCCGGATCCGACGAAAAAAGGAAAAATCATTGATACGTATGATATCAATTTTGAAATTTGCATCCTCTGTGATTTATGCACTGAAGTTTGCCCGACAGAAGCGATCGTTATGACGAACAACTTTGAGCTTGCGGAATACAGCCGCGATGAACTTTTTAAAAATCTTGAGTGGCTTGATGAAAATGACGAGAACGTACGGAAGGAGAATAAAGCATGA
- the nuoH gene encoding NADH-quinone oxidoreductase subunit NuoH, with the protein MVEDLLNSSPGLQNFGIFFLLAAGLMLVVLGFVTYAILAERKVMGFMQLRHGPNQVGGRWGLLQSVADVLKLLLKEDTIPKLADKPLFILAPVLAFTPAFMVLATIPFTDKLQFADIGVGLLYYIAISGLSTIGIVVGGWASNNKYALLGGMRAAAQMISYEIPLVMSVLGVILLSGSLNLNEIVEAQKDGWFIVLQPIAFIVFFIASVAELNRVPFDLPEAESELVAGFHVEYSGFRWAFFMLAEYVYLFAMASLTTVLFLGGWLPLPFLGFIPGAVWFAIKFSFIVFVLIWFRVAFPRIRADQLMEFGWKVLLPVALANIFLTALIKELF; encoded by the coding sequence ATGGTTGAAGATCTGCTAAATTCAAGTCCCGGCCTGCAGAATTTTGGAATCTTTTTCTTGCTTGCAGCAGGCCTCATGTTAGTCGTACTCGGGTTCGTGACATACGCTATACTAGCAGAACGAAAAGTCATGGGATTTATGCAGCTGCGCCACGGTCCGAACCAAGTGGGCGGCCGATGGGGGCTCTTGCAGTCGGTTGCGGACGTATTAAAGCTTTTATTAAAAGAAGATACGATCCCAAAATTAGCCGATAAACCATTGTTTATTCTTGCACCGGTGCTTGCATTTACCCCGGCATTTATGGTGCTGGCAACGATTCCGTTTACAGATAAATTGCAATTTGCCGATATTGGCGTAGGGCTTCTTTATTATATTGCGATTTCCGGATTAAGCACAATCGGCATAGTAGTCGGAGGATGGGCCTCTAATAACAAATATGCGCTTCTCGGAGGAATGCGTGCGGCAGCCCAAATGATTTCATATGAAATTCCGCTCGTCATGTCTGTGCTCGGCGTCATTCTTTTAAGTGGAAGCTTAAACTTAAATGAAATTGTCGAAGCACAGAAAGATGGCTGGTTTATTGTTTTGCAGCCAATTGCGTTTATTGTATTTTTCATTGCATCAGTGGCAGAGCTGAACAGGGTGCCTTTTGACCTACCGGAAGCTGAATCTGAGCTTGTCGCGGGGTTCCATGTTGAATATTCCGGTTTCCGCTGGGCGTTTTTTATGCTCGCCGAATATGTATATTTATTTGCAATGGCCTCGCTTACGACTGTTCTGTTCCTTGGCGGATGGCTGCCGCTGCCGTTTCTTGGTTTTATCCCGGGAGCGGTCTGGTTTGCCATTAAATTTAGTTTCATCGTCTTCGTCTTAATCTGGTTCCGTGTTGCATTTCCGCGCATTCGCGCAGACCAGTTGATGGAGTTCGGCTGGAAAGTTCTCTTGCCGGTCGCATTGGCAAACATTTTTCTGACAGCTTTAATAAAAGAATTGTTCTAA